A window of Micrococcus endophyticus contains these coding sequences:
- the pstB gene encoding phosphate ABC transporter ATP-binding protein PstB: MSKRIQAKDVDVYYGKFKAVEGVNIDIAPRTVTAFIGPSGCGKTTFLRAINRMHEVLPGAHVEGQLLLDGEDVYGPGVDPVTVRSQIGMVFQRPNPFPTMSIRDNVLAGYKLNGTRLSRSRADEIVEKSLRGANLWNEVKDRLDKPGSGLSGGQQQRLCIARSVAVSPDVILMDEPCSALDPISTLAVEDLINELKEQYTVIIVTHNMQQAARVADKTAFFNIQGIGQPGKLIEFDDTNVIFNNPSNQQTEDYVSGRFG, encoded by the coding sequence ATGTCCAAGCGCATCCAGGCCAAGGACGTCGACGTCTACTACGGCAAGTTCAAGGCCGTCGAGGGCGTCAACATCGACATCGCCCCCCGCACCGTGACCGCGTTCATCGGTCCCTCCGGCTGCGGCAAGACCACCTTCCTGCGCGCCATCAACCGCATGCACGAGGTGCTCCCGGGCGCCCACGTGGAGGGCCAGCTCCTGCTCGACGGCGAGGACGTCTACGGCCCCGGCGTGGACCCGGTGACGGTCCGCTCGCAGATCGGCATGGTCTTCCAGCGCCCCAACCCGTTCCCCACCATGTCCATCCGGGACAACGTGCTCGCCGGCTACAAGCTCAACGGCACCCGCCTCTCCCGCTCCCGCGCGGACGAGATCGTGGAGAAGTCCCTGCGCGGCGCCAACCTCTGGAACGAGGTCAAGGACCGCCTGGACAAGCCCGGCTCCGGCCTGTCCGGCGGCCAGCAGCAGCGCCTGTGCATCGCCCGCTCCGTGGCCGTCTCCCCAGACGTGATCCTCATGGACGAGCCCTGCTCCGCCCTGGACCCGATCTCCACCCTGGCGGTCGAGGACCTGATCAACGAGCTCAAGGAGCAGTACACGGTCATCATCGTCACGCACAACATGCAGCAGGCCGCGCGCGTGGCGGACAAGACCGCGTTCTTCAACATCCAGGGCATCGGCCAGCCCGGCAAGCTGATCGAGTTCGACGACACCAACGTCATCTTCAACAACCCCTCGAACCAGCAGACCGAGGACTACGTCTCCGGCCGCTTCGGCTGA
- a CDS encoding Rv0909 family putative TA system antitoxin, producing MGIGDLNNLANQHSDKINEAVDGAQEQHGDKLGEHADTVNKGVDGAQEKFLSGEKNEGEQQA from the coding sequence ATGGGAATCGGTGACCTGAACAACCTCGCAAACCAGCACTCGGACAAGATCAACGAGGCCGTGGACGGCGCTCAGGAGCAGCACGGCGACAAGCTGGGCGAGCACGCCGACACCGTGAACAAGGGTGTCGACGGCGCCCAGGAGAAGTTCCTGTCCGGTGAGAAGAACGAGGGCGAGCAGCAGGCCTGA
- a CDS encoding substrate-binding domain-containing protein, whose product MKALRFGRSAALLSVAALALTACGGNDGGNASSGSSEGGTASGTLIGGGASSQESAMTAWADGVKSVAPELTVQYSPDGSGAGREGFLGGAFSFAGSDAALKEDEAEQAKQICGDNGAFHVPAYISPIAVAFNLEGVDEVKMDAETIAKVFSKEITTWNDPAIAQQNEGVELPDTAITVVHRSDDSGTTENFTAYLTEAAGDAWKYDEVETWPSEITAESAQGTRGVVGQAAQTDGAITYADASAVGELGTVAVKVGEEYVPYSSDAAAKTVSASEQNEDGSIELDRATTEAGVYPVVLVSYHIYCNQYQNQETADQVKAFASYVVSEDGQKAAEEAAGNAPIGAETRDAAVERIEAITAG is encoded by the coding sequence GTGAAGGCTCTCCGCTTCGGCCGCTCCGCCGCGCTCCTGTCCGTGGCCGCACTCGCCCTGACCGCCTGCGGCGGCAACGACGGCGGCAACGCCTCCTCCGGCTCGTCCGAGGGCGGCACCGCCAGCGGCACCCTGATCGGCGGCGGCGCCTCCTCGCAGGAGTCCGCGATGACCGCGTGGGCCGACGGCGTGAAGTCCGTGGCCCCCGAGCTGACCGTGCAGTACTCGCCGGACGGCTCCGGCGCCGGCCGCGAGGGCTTCCTCGGCGGCGCGTTCTCCTTCGCCGGCTCCGACGCCGCCCTCAAGGAGGATGAGGCCGAGCAGGCCAAGCAGATCTGCGGCGACAACGGCGCCTTCCACGTGCCGGCCTACATCTCCCCGATCGCCGTCGCCTTCAACCTCGAGGGCGTGGACGAGGTCAAGATGGACGCCGAGACCATCGCCAAGGTCTTCTCCAAGGAGATCACCACCTGGAACGACCCGGCCATCGCGCAGCAGAACGAGGGCGTCGAGCTGCCCGACACCGCGATCACCGTCGTGCACCGCTCGGACGACTCGGGCACCACCGAGAACTTCACCGCCTACCTCACCGAGGCCGCCGGCGACGCCTGGAAGTACGACGAGGTCGAGACCTGGCCCTCCGAGATCACCGCCGAGTCCGCCCAGGGCACCCGCGGCGTGGTCGGCCAGGCCGCCCAGACCGACGGCGCCATCACCTACGCGGACGCCTCCGCCGTGGGCGAGCTCGGCACCGTGGCCGTGAAGGTCGGCGAGGAGTACGTGCCGTACTCCTCCGACGCCGCCGCGAAGACCGTCTCCGCCTCCGAGCAGAACGAGGACGGCTCGATCGAGCTCGACCGCGCCACCACCGAGGCCGGCGTCTACCCGGTCGTGCTGGTCTCGTACCACATCTACTGCAACCAGTACCAGAACCAGGAGACCGCCGACCAGGTGAAGGCGTTCGCCTCCTACGTCGTGTCCGAGGACGGCCAGAAGGCCGCCGAGGAGGCCGCGGGCAACGCCCCGATCGGCGCCGAGACCCGCGATGCCGCCGTGGAGCGCATCGAGGCCATCACCGCCGGCTGA
- a CDS encoding amino-acid N-acetyltransferase, whose amino-acid sequence MPADRQITLRSARTGDVPAIRALVEPLAQERVLLQKEAVAFYEAIQEFVVAEDADGSLAGFGALHVMWQDIAEVRTLAVSRDHRGAGVGHLILEELLRRARVVGVERVFCLTFEVEFFRRHGFAVMADQSAVDPEVYAELLRSTDEGVAEFLDLARVKPNTLGNTRMIRTL is encoded by the coding sequence ATGCCTGCCGACCGCCAGATCACCCTGCGCTCCGCGCGGACGGGGGACGTCCCGGCCATCCGCGCGCTCGTGGAGCCGCTGGCCCAGGAGCGCGTGCTGCTCCAGAAGGAGGCGGTGGCCTTCTACGAGGCCATCCAGGAGTTCGTGGTCGCCGAGGACGCGGACGGCTCCCTCGCCGGCTTCGGCGCCCTCCACGTGATGTGGCAGGACATCGCCGAGGTCCGCACCCTCGCCGTCTCCCGGGACCACCGGGGCGCCGGCGTCGGGCACCTGATCCTCGAGGAGCTGCTCAGGCGCGCCCGGGTCGTGGGCGTCGAGCGGGTGTTCTGCCTGACCTTCGAGGTGGAGTTCTTCCGCCGGCACGGGTTCGCCGTGATGGCGGACCAGTCCGCCGTGGACCCCGAGGTCTACGCCGAGCTGCTGCGCTCCACGGACGAGGGCGTGGCCGAGTTCCTCGACCTCGCCCGGGTCAAGCCGAACACCCTCGGCAACACCCGCATGATCCGCACCCTCTGA
- a CDS encoding A/G-specific adenine glycosylase, with amino-acid sequence MPVPETAVPPSVDVPRLHDAVLDWFAVHARDLPWRSPDCPPWGVLVSEIMLQQTPVVRVLPRWHAWLERWPTPADLAAAPTADVLTAWDRLGYPRRALRLQEAARAIVERHGGEVPADPSALRALPGIGEYTAAAVSSFAFGLPETVVDTNVRRVIARAVGGQALPGRSLTRAEMRRAHALMPEDPDRAQAWNAGVMELGALVCTARSPACERCPLADACAWVAAGSPPPEQAPRGQAWAGTDRQVRGAVMAAVREHGRVAGDGLRAVVVAGGRLGAHRPGDAQWERCVAGLLADGLLARDDDGAFAFPS; translated from the coding sequence ATGCCTGTGCCCGAGACCGCCGTCCCGCCCTCCGTGGACGTGCCCCGCCTGCACGACGCGGTGCTGGACTGGTTCGCCGTGCACGCCCGGGACCTGCCGTGGCGCAGCCCGGACTGCCCGCCGTGGGGCGTGCTCGTCTCCGAGATCATGCTCCAGCAGACCCCCGTGGTGCGGGTGCTGCCGCGCTGGCACGCGTGGCTCGAGCGTTGGCCGACCCCCGCCGACCTCGCCGCCGCCCCCACGGCGGACGTGCTCACGGCGTGGGACCGGCTGGGCTATCCGCGGCGCGCGCTGCGCCTGCAGGAGGCCGCCCGGGCGATCGTGGAGCGGCACGGCGGGGAGGTCCCGGCCGACCCGTCGGCCCTGCGCGCCCTGCCCGGGATCGGCGAGTACACGGCGGCGGCCGTCTCCAGCTTCGCGTTCGGGCTGCCGGAGACCGTGGTGGACACGAACGTGCGCCGCGTGATCGCCCGCGCGGTGGGCGGGCAGGCCCTGCCGGGGCGCAGCCTCACCCGCGCGGAGATGCGCCGCGCCCACGCCCTCATGCCGGAGGACCCCGACCGCGCCCAGGCGTGGAACGCCGGCGTCATGGAGCTCGGGGCGCTGGTCTGCACCGCCCGCTCCCCGGCGTGCGAGCGCTGCCCGCTCGCCGACGCGTGCGCCTGGGTGGCCGCGGGCTCCCCGCCGCCGGAGCAGGCGCCGCGCGGCCAGGCGTGGGCCGGCACGGACCGGCAGGTGCGCGGGGCCGTGATGGCCGCGGTGCGCGAGCACGGGCGGGTGGCCGGGGACGGGCTGCGCGCCGTCGTCGTGGCCGGTGGGCGCCTGGGGGCGCACCGCCCCGGGGACGCGCAGTGGGAGCGGTGCGTGGCCGGGCTGCTGGCGGACGGCCTGCTGGCCCGGGACGACGACGGCGCCTTCGCCTTCCCGTCCTGA
- the pstA gene encoding phosphate ABC transporter permease PstA produces the protein MSTAIDDVSTRQDTPPSKHRQNSLTAGQKPDWVWMAIAAAAVLLGLGIEALLSGAAPFSEDFSLARFVVLAGVLYIAGMYLVTRVMENRRRASDGLWKNLVWTAFLIALVPLVSVIWTVLEGGGPTLLSNPQVLWNDMDGVTGATDAAYDQAGSPAGGLPGGFAHALIGTLVITIIATLIAVPIGMLASIYLVEYGRDGWLSRAITFFVDVMTGIPSIVAGLFAYAAMTVLLELIMGPGPAALQAVKMGFTAAVALTVLMIPVVVRSTEEMLRVVPNELREGSYALGVRKWRTIFKVVLPTAISGIASGVTLAIARVTGETAPILVTAGYAMTTNWNAFDNWMTALPVYIYRQIVSPTSPTAADPSMARAWSAALVLILIVMALNLLARVIAKAFAPKTGR, from the coding sequence ATGAGCACCGCAATCGACGACGTCTCGACGCGCCAGGACACCCCGCCGTCGAAGCACCGCCAGAACTCCCTCACGGCCGGGCAGAAGCCCGACTGGGTGTGGATGGCCATCGCCGCCGCGGCGGTCCTGCTCGGCCTCGGCATCGAGGCCCTCCTCAGCGGGGCGGCCCCGTTCTCCGAGGACTTCTCCCTCGCCCGCTTCGTGGTGCTCGCCGGCGTCCTCTACATCGCCGGCATGTACCTCGTGACCCGCGTGATGGAGAACCGCCGCCGCGCCTCGGACGGGCTGTGGAAGAACCTCGTGTGGACCGCGTTCCTCATCGCGCTGGTGCCCCTGGTCTCCGTGATCTGGACCGTGCTCGAGGGCGGCGGTCCCACGCTGCTCTCCAACCCGCAGGTCCTGTGGAACGATATGGACGGCGTCACCGGCGCCACCGACGCGGCCTACGACCAGGCGGGATCGCCCGCCGGCGGGCTGCCCGGCGGCTTCGCCCACGCCCTGATCGGCACCCTCGTGATCACGATCATCGCGACGCTGATCGCCGTGCCGATCGGCATGCTCGCCTCCATCTACCTCGTGGAGTACGGCCGCGACGGCTGGCTGTCCCGTGCCATCACCTTCTTCGTGGACGTGATGACCGGCATCCCCTCCATCGTGGCCGGCCTGTTCGCCTACGCGGCGATGACCGTGCTGCTCGAGCTCATCATGGGCCCCGGCCCGGCGGCCCTCCAGGCGGTCAAGATGGGCTTCACCGCCGCCGTCGCGCTCACCGTGCTGATGATCCCCGTGGTGGTCCGCTCCACCGAGGAGATGCTCCGCGTGGTGCCGAACGAGCTGCGCGAGGGCTCGTACGCCCTGGGCGTGCGCAAGTGGCGCACCATCTTCAAGGTGGTGCTGCCCACGGCCATCTCCGGCATCGCCTCGGGCGTCACGCTGGCCATCGCACGCGTGACCGGCGAGACCGCGCCGATCCTCGTGACCGCCGGCTACGCCATGACCACGAACTGGAACGCCTTCGACAACTGGATGACCGCCCTGCCGGTGTACATCTACCGTCAGATCGTGTCCCCCACCTCCCCGACCGCAGCGGACCCCTCCATGGCCCGCGCCTGGTCGGCGGCCCTGGTCCTGATCCTCATCGTGATGGCCCTGAACCTGCTCGCCCGCGTCATCGCCAAGGCGTTCGCCCCCAAGACCGGACGGTGA
- a CDS encoding FUSC family protein, with protein sequence MSDRFATATGTVPVVAPESRGARLRRFLRRRSRAGWSRVRSSVPHAALIAVCAVGAYWFAETVLGHHQPLFASTALLIALGFQREPKLRKVAEVAVGCTVGILIGDLLLAALGRGLWQATVVVFISVMVARFLDSGATFTMQMSLQSVLVVLLPAAQGGPFARSADALVGGLLALVVTFLSPQDVRRGTARHLEGLYDSMATVLRDLSRALRQEDSRTAWMALVACRGTQGTLESIRAELEMAQEQATFNPLQRRSRSFVSDAANAADRSDLAVRSLRIVARRVVSVLDEGAFDDDHRERLAAWFDDAADAVGILHRSLVEPQAEGRHRSLSVARDALGASASRLDPRELGGGSLHGEALVMLLRPMMVDLLEATGAPHDEARAYLPRV encoded by the coding sequence ATGTCGGACCGCTTCGCCACCGCCACCGGGACGGTGCCCGTGGTGGCTCCGGAGTCCCGGGGCGCGCGCCTGCGCCGCTTCCTGCGCCGCCGCTCCCGCGCCGGGTGGTCCCGCGTGCGCTCCTCCGTGCCCCACGCCGCCCTCATTGCCGTGTGCGCCGTGGGCGCCTACTGGTTCGCCGAGACCGTGCTGGGCCACCACCAGCCGCTCTTCGCCTCCACGGCCCTGCTGATCGCGTTGGGCTTCCAGCGCGAGCCGAAGCTGCGCAAGGTGGCCGAGGTGGCGGTGGGCTGCACGGTGGGCATCCTCATCGGCGACCTGCTTCTGGCGGCACTGGGGCGCGGGCTCTGGCAGGCCACCGTGGTGGTGTTCATCTCCGTGATGGTGGCGCGCTTCCTGGACTCCGGGGCCACCTTCACCATGCAGATGTCCCTGCAGTCCGTGCTCGTGGTGCTGCTGCCCGCCGCCCAGGGCGGGCCGTTCGCCCGCAGCGCCGACGCCCTCGTGGGCGGACTGCTGGCCCTCGTGGTCACCTTCCTCTCGCCGCAGGACGTGCGCCGCGGCACGGCACGGCACCTGGAGGGCCTCTACGACTCGATGGCCACCGTCCTGCGGGACCTCTCCCGCGCCCTGCGCCAGGAGGACTCCCGCACGGCGTGGATGGCGCTCGTGGCGTGCCGCGGCACGCAGGGGACGCTCGAGTCGATCCGCGCGGAGCTGGAGATGGCCCAGGAGCAGGCCACCTTCAACCCGCTCCAGCGCAGGTCACGGTCCTTCGTGTCCGACGCGGCGAACGCCGCCGACCGCTCGGACCTGGCCGTGCGCTCCCTGCGGATCGTGGCCCGGCGCGTGGTCTCGGTCCTGGACGAGGGAGCGTTCGACGACGACCACCGCGAGCGCCTCGCGGCCTGGTTCGACGACGCCGCGGACGCCGTCGGGATCCTGCACCGCTCCCTCGTGGAGCCGCAGGCCGAGGGCCGCCACCGCTCCCTGTCCGTGGCGCGGGACGCGCTGGGGGCCTCGGCCTCCCGACTGGACCCGCGCGAGCTGGGCGGCGGCTCGCTGCACGGCGAGGCGCTCGTGATGCTGCTGCGGCCCATGATGGTGGACCTCCTGGAGGCCACCGGCGCCCCGCACGACGAGGCGCGCGCCTACCTGCCGCGCGTCTGA
- the pstC gene encoding phosphate ABC transporter permease subunit PstC, producing the protein MTSPATEAPPRATTLKSSRGGAAGDKVFSGLSLAAGVLILLTLAFVAIFLVVRSLPALFPDAYGTPLKSADTFFQYVWPLMAGTIMAAVIALLLATPVAVGVALFISHYAPPKIAQPVGYVIDLLAAIPSVIYGIWGWLTLAPVMVPIYQWLNEYLGFIPFFGGPVTGTGRVIMTSGVVLAVMILPIITALCREIFRQTPKLHEEAALGLGATRWEMIKMTVFPFARAGIVSSVMLGLGRALGETMAVTLVLSAGGFSLSLIEEGRNATIPSEIALNFPEAYGIRLNELIAAGLMLFVITLVVNMTARWIVNKHKEFSGAN; encoded by the coding sequence GTGACCTCACCAGCCACCGAAGCGCCTCCCCGCGCCACCACGCTCAAGTCCTCCCGGGGTGGCGCCGCCGGCGACAAGGTCTTCTCCGGCCTGTCGCTGGCCGCAGGCGTCCTGATCCTGCTGACCCTCGCCTTCGTGGCGATCTTCCTCGTGGTCCGCTCGCTGCCGGCGCTGTTCCCGGACGCCTACGGCACGCCGCTGAAGTCCGCAGACACCTTCTTCCAGTACGTCTGGCCGCTCATGGCCGGCACGATCATGGCGGCGGTCATCGCACTGCTGCTGGCCACGCCCGTGGCCGTCGGCGTCGCGCTGTTCATCTCGCACTACGCGCCGCCGAAGATCGCCCAGCCCGTGGGCTACGTGATCGACCTGCTGGCCGCCATCCCGTCCGTGATCTACGGCATCTGGGGCTGGCTCACCCTCGCCCCGGTCATGGTGCCGATCTACCAGTGGCTCAACGAGTACCTGGGCTTCATCCCGTTCTTCGGCGGCCCGGTCACCGGCACCGGCCGCGTGATCATGACCTCCGGCGTGGTGCTGGCCGTGATGATCCTGCCGATCATCACGGCCCTCTGCCGTGAGATCTTCCGGCAGACCCCGAAGCTGCACGAGGAGGCCGCGCTCGGCCTCGGCGCCACCCGCTGGGAGATGATCAAGATGACCGTCTTCCCGTTCGCGCGGGCGGGCATCGTCTCCTCGGTCATGCTCGGCCTGGGCCGCGCCCTCGGCGAGACCATGGCCGTCACCCTGGTCCTCTCGGCCGGCGGGTTCAGCCTGTCCCTCATCGAGGAGGGCCGCAACGCCACCATCCCGTCGGAGATCGCGCTGAACTTCCCGGAGGCCTACGGCATCCGGCTCAACGAGCTGATCGCGGCCGGCCTCATGCTGTTCGTCATCACCCTGGTGGTCAACATGACGGCGCGCTGGATCGTGAACAAGCACAAGGAATTCTCGGGGGCCAACTGA
- the radA gene encoding DNA repair protein RadA produces the protein MATKTAAKRAPGYRCTECGWTTVKWVGRCGECQAWGTVEEVGLTSTTGRTRAATVAEVAPRIADVDATLASFRSTGVRELDRVLGGGLVPGAVILLAGEPGIGKSTLLLDVAAQTARGAGGGGPRSVLYLTGEESAAQVRSRADRIGAIADTLRLTAETDLGRALGQIERTDPELVIVDSVQTLQSTEVDGIAGGVSQVREVAASLIRTAKEKGITTVLVGHVTKDGTIAGPRLLEHLVDVVCQFEGDRHSRLRLVRAVKNRFGPTDEVGCFDLREDGIESLDDPSGLFLSGVAEPVEGTCVTVTLEGRRPLVAEVQSLLTPSAGGGPRRTVSGVDAARVNMLLAVLQRRARFALAQDDCYVATVGGVRLSEPASDLAVAVAVASAKLAAPVPQGMIAVGELGLAGEVRPVPGIGRRVREAARLGFTRALVPRSPEPLGDVPAGFTVAQVGSIGEALATIPTWTGAGAGA, from the coding sequence ATGGCCACCAAGACCGCCGCGAAGCGCGCCCCCGGATACCGCTGCACCGAGTGCGGCTGGACCACCGTGAAGTGGGTGGGCCGCTGCGGGGAGTGCCAGGCGTGGGGAACCGTGGAGGAGGTCGGGCTGACGTCCACCACGGGCCGCACCCGGGCCGCCACGGTGGCGGAGGTGGCCCCGCGCATCGCGGACGTGGACGCCACGCTCGCCTCGTTCCGCTCCACGGGCGTGCGCGAGCTGGACCGGGTGCTCGGCGGCGGCCTGGTGCCCGGCGCGGTGATCCTGCTGGCCGGCGAGCCGGGCATCGGCAAGTCCACGCTGCTGCTGGACGTGGCGGCGCAGACGGCGCGCGGCGCGGGCGGGGGCGGGCCGCGCTCGGTCCTGTACCTCACGGGCGAGGAGTCCGCGGCGCAGGTGCGCTCCCGCGCGGACCGGATCGGGGCGATCGCGGACACCCTGCGCCTCACCGCCGAGACGGACCTGGGCCGGGCGCTCGGGCAGATCGAGCGGACGGACCCGGAGCTGGTGATCGTGGACTCCGTGCAGACCCTGCAGTCCACCGAGGTGGACGGGATCGCCGGCGGCGTGAGCCAGGTGCGGGAGGTGGCGGCCAGCCTCATCCGCACGGCCAAGGAGAAGGGCATCACCACCGTGCTGGTGGGCCACGTGACCAAGGACGGCACCATCGCCGGCCCGCGCCTGCTCGAGCACCTCGTGGACGTGGTCTGCCAGTTCGAGGGGGACCGCCACTCGCGGCTGCGCCTGGTGCGCGCCGTGAAGAACCGGTTCGGCCCCACGGACGAGGTGGGCTGCTTCGACCTGCGTGAGGACGGCATCGAGTCCCTCGACGACCCCTCGGGCCTGTTCCTGTCCGGCGTGGCCGAGCCCGTGGAGGGCACGTGCGTGACCGTGACCCTCGAGGGGCGGCGTCCGCTCGTGGCCGAGGTGCAGTCCCTGCTGACGCCCTCGGCGGGCGGCGGTCCGCGCCGCACCGTCTCCGGCGTGGACGCGGCGCGCGTGAACATGCTGCTGGCGGTGCTGCAGCGCCGGGCCCGCTTCGCCCTGGCCCAGGACGACTGCTACGTGGCCACCGTGGGCGGGGTGCGGCTGTCCGAGCCGGCCTCGGACCTCGCGGTGGCCGTGGCGGTGGCCTCCGCCAAGCTCGCGGCCCCCGTGCCGCAGGGGATGATCGCGGTGGGCGAGCTCGGCCTGGCCGGGGAGGTGCGCCCCGTGCCGGGCATCGGCCGGCGGGTGCGCGAGGCCGCCCGGCTCGGCTTCACCCGGGCGCTGGTCCCCCGCTCCCCCGAGCCTCTCGGGGACGTCCCCGCCGGGTTCACGGTGGCCCAGGTCGGCTCCATCGGCGAGGCCCTCGCCACGATCCCCACGTGGACGGGGGCCGGCGCGGGCGCCTGA
- a CDS encoding CsbD family protein, which translates to MADMGNKFDKLKGDAKEGLGKATGDDRLRAEGKTESTAAGAKDAVQNAGDKVKDAAAGIKDGLSKDR; encoded by the coding sequence ATGGCCGACATGGGCAACAAGTTCGACAAGCTCAAGGGCGACGCCAAGGAGGGCCTGGGCAAGGCCACCGGCGACGACCGCCTGCGCGCCGAGGGCAAGACCGAGTCCACCGCCGCCGGCGCCAAGGACGCCGTGCAGAACGCGGGGGACAAGGTCAAGGACGCCGCCGCCGGCATCAAGGACGGCCTCTCCAAGGACCGCTGA
- a CDS encoding inorganic phosphate transporter, protein MTPGLAVVALLLCALAAMTGFRDAPNAVALPVRFRALTPRLALVMTALINAVGALLGIGLITLSVHYFTSPAVRGDVGPLAVGVTAVVAVLWGLLLWWRRLPGSTTHAVLSALAGAHLAVQLSLHDDLAGSILESVRVEVVLSLLLSPVIAWGLARLLTGPVVQVATTGTTVNVQRRARIALAVSAGAMAMGHGLQAGQRVGVLWAAVLLGSGAALSPDALTAEFVVVSVLFALAIALGTLGGAWRIAWTLTERLVRLDPLRASVAAVVPAGLLFVGSLVLHLPLSSTHTATAAIVGAGQTQTYASVRWPTVLRVGGWWLLTPVVCAALGLLGTLALLPLA, encoded by the coding sequence GTGACGCCCGGACTCGCCGTCGTCGCCCTCCTGCTGTGCGCCCTGGCCGCCATGACGGGGTTCCGGGACGCCCCCAACGCCGTCGCGCTGCCCGTGCGCTTCCGCGCCCTCACGCCCCGCCTCGCACTGGTGATGACCGCCCTGATCAACGCGGTGGGCGCCCTGCTGGGCATCGGCCTGATCACGCTGAGCGTGCACTACTTCACCTCGCCCGCAGTGCGTGGCGACGTCGGCCCGCTCGCCGTGGGCGTGACGGCCGTGGTCGCCGTCCTGTGGGGCCTGCTGCTGTGGTGGCGCCGGCTGCCCGGCTCCACCACCCACGCGGTGCTCTCCGCGCTGGCCGGCGCCCACCTGGCCGTGCAGCTGAGCCTGCACGACGACCTCGCCGGCTCCATCCTCGAGAGCGTCCGCGTGGAGGTGGTGCTCAGCCTGCTGCTCTCCCCCGTGATCGCGTGGGGCCTGGCCCGCCTGCTCACCGGGCCGGTGGTGCAGGTGGCGACGACGGGCACCACCGTCAACGTCCAGCGCCGGGCCCGCATCGCCCTCGCGGTGTCTGCCGGCGCCATGGCCATGGGCCACGGCCTGCAGGCCGGCCAGCGGGTGGGCGTGCTGTGGGCCGCCGTGCTGCTGGGCTCCGGGGCCGCGCTCTCCCCGGACGCGCTGACGGCCGAGTTCGTGGTCGTCTCCGTCCTCTTCGCCCTCGCGATCGCCCTGGGCACGCTGGGCGGCGCGTGGCGCATCGCCTGGACCCTCACCGAGCGCCTCGTGCGCCTGGACCCGCTGCGGGCGTCCGTGGCCGCCGTCGTCCCCGCCGGCCTGCTGTTCGTGGGCTCGCTCGTGCTGCACCTGCCGCTGTCCTCCACGCACACGGCGACGGCGGCCATCGTGGGCGCCGGCCAGACGCAGACCTACGCCTCCGTGCGCTGGCCCACCGTGCTGCGCGTGGGCGGCTGGTGGCTGCTCACCCCGGTGGTGTGCGCCGCCCTCGGCCTGCTGGGCACCCTGGCCCTGCTGCCCCTGGCCTGA